The candidate division TA06 bacterium B3_TA06 genome includes a region encoding these proteins:
- the glmS gene encoding glutamine--fructose-6-phosphate transaminase (isomerizing), with protein MKGRWLLLSSMCGFFAISFSSQRSDLGKILYRAGTRLAYRGYDTAGVATISEDGILDLRKDAGEVEDLNERLGFSQMTGQRGIIQLRWATFGFPNKANSQPHHDCRRFLVGAHNGNIINTRSLRKELSEDGHTLIGENDGEVILHLLEEPFYRTRNLAYAAQEAAARMKGAYAYVTTSLDGDGFVSVKNGSSLFVGIGDGFRCVSSDLVAILELTRNVIQLQDGDLVHFTCDSHRVCNIRDLEVEINREVQELSITPEKITKGNYPHFMLKEIHEIPSKAQELIRYLPKAEHTCTVIEKLASARRIFFVGAGSSHFAGLLGSFYFGRLAKIPVTPAFGSEFLEKYPGCVDERDVVLLISQSGETKDIKNVLDAIQNRTQVISLVNNIGSTLAMRSNYVIPIASDLEIAVPATKTYVNQVIALLYLALKIAQTKGTNGLSAREFLSLPDLLHSVLQDESKVAPFAEELARWPDAYYLGYGMSYPVVLEGALKMKEITYLHVEGMYSGEFKHGSISRLEEGYPVLFVVSEPEKYYVLSHVNEVRTRKGKVLTIGPPDEELKAESDLYFKLPEAHPVLMPILSTVPLYMIAYRTAVDRGCNPDRPRNISKTITVD; from the coding sequence ATGAAAGGTAGGTGGCTATTATTATCTTCAATGTGCGGGTTCTTCGCAATCTCTTTTTCCAGCCAACGTTCCGATCTCGGTAAAATCCTCTACCGCGCCGGAACAAGGCTGGCCTACCGTGGATACGACACCGCAGGGGTGGCTACAATCTCTGAAGATGGTATCCTTGATCTACGCAAGGACGCGGGAGAGGTTGAGGATCTCAACGAGCGTTTGGGGTTCTCACAGATGACGGGGCAGCGCGGGATCATCCAGCTTCGCTGGGCAACCTTCGGGTTCCCCAATAAGGCAAACTCCCAGCCCCATCACGATTGCCGTCGCTTTCTGGTAGGTGCCCATAATGGGAATATCATCAACACCCGTAGCCTGCGCAAGGAGCTTTCCGAGGACGGACACACCCTTATTGGCGAGAACGACGGGGAGGTGATCCTGCATCTTCTTGAGGAACCTTTTTATCGTACCCGCAATCTTGCCTATGCTGCCCAGGAAGCTGCGGCCAGGATGAAGGGGGCCTATGCTTACGTAACCACCTCCCTTGATGGCGACGGATTTGTCTCTGTCAAGAACGGTTCCTCCCTCTTTGTAGGTATAGGGGATGGGTTCCGCTGTGTGTCAAGCGATCTGGTGGCTATCCTTGAACTTACCCGAAACGTGATTCAGTTACAGGATGGCGATCTTGTTCACTTTACGTGCGATTCCCATAGGGTTTGCAATATTCGGGATCTAGAGGTAGAGATCAATCGCGAGGTGCAGGAGCTTTCGATTACTCCTGAGAAGATAACCAAGGGGAACTACCCGCACTTCATGCTCAAGGAGATTCATGAGATCCCTTCGAAGGCTCAGGAACTCATACGTTATCTACCTAAGGCCGAGCACACCTGTACGGTGATTGAGAAGCTTGCATCGGCACGAAGGATTTTCTTCGTGGGTGCGGGCTCCTCGCACTTTGCAGGATTGCTTGGGTCCTTCTACTTTGGACGCTTGGCCAAGATACCGGTTACGCCCGCCTTTGGTAGCGAGTTCCTTGAAAAATATCCTGGTTGTGTGGATGAGCGCGACGTGGTTCTTTTGATCTCCCAGAGCGGGGAGACCAAGGATATAAAGAACGTCCTTGACGCAATCCAGAACCGAACCCAGGTAATCTCCCTTGTTAACAACATCGGCTCAACCCTTGCCATGCGCTCGAACTACGTAATACCTATAGCCTCGGATTTGGAGATCGCCGTGCCTGCGACCAAGACCTATGTGAACCAGGTGATAGCCCTGCTTTACCTTGCACTCAAGATTGCACAAACTAAAGGTACTAACGGGCTTTCGGCGCGTGAGTTCCTCTCATTGCCAGATTTACTGCATAGTGTCCTACAGGATGAAAGCAAGGTTGCTCCTTTTGCAGAAGAACTTGCCCGCTGGCCCGACGCCTACTACCTAGGCTACGGGATGAGCTATCCGGTGGTGCTGGAGGGGGCGTTGAAGATGAAGGAGATAACCTATTTGCACGTTGAAGGTATGTATTCCGGGGAGTTTAAGCACGGATCCATCTCCCGGCTTGAGGAGGGATATCCGGTTCTCTTTGTTGTATCTGAACCTGAGAAGTACTACGTTCTTTCCCACGTAAATGAGGTTCGCACACGCAAGGGTAAAGTTCTGACCATAGGTCCTCCCGACGAAGAACTTAAAGCCGAAAGTGACTTGTACTTCAAGCTGCCCGAGGCGCACCCGGTGCTTATGCCTATCCTTTCGACCGTTCCCCTGTATATGATTGCCTATCGGACCGCGGTAGACAGAGGGTGCAACCCCGATCGGCCTCGCAACATCTCCAAGACCATTACCGTCGATTGA